In the genome of Thermoproteus tenax Kra 1, the window GATGAACCTCTCTCTAGCCGGCGTAGAGAAATTGAGGGGCACGGCCCAGACCTCCTCCAGTTGCCTTCTGACGGCCTCAGCTATATAGGGATTGGCGTGTCCCAAGAAGGCCACGCCGTGATTGGTGTTGCAGTCGAGGTATCTTCTGCCCTGATCGTCCCAGAGATATTGCATATAGCCTCTCACGATCCGCACGCCGTACTCCCTATAATATCTGGCTATTCTGGCCATGTGGTCTGGTTTTTCTCTGTTTATAACTCTGATAGTATTCTATGGAAGCTCGATATATGGTCCCTGAAGCTACTGAAAAATCTGGCCCTCCTTAGATCGTCCTCATCTATACGAAAAACTCCGCGGTCCTCCTCCAAGGTCTTTAACTTGAGTTTGATCTCTCCCAACGGCGAGACTATCATGGAGCCGCCCCAGAAGTATTCCTCCTCCTGGCTACCCACTGTGTTGACGAAGGCCGTCCAGACTGTGTTCATGAGCGAGTGGGCCTTTAGCAGCGCCTCCCAGGCGTCTTGTATGGCCAGTCTCTTTCCCAACCTCCTCATGGGGGATGCCGCTGGGATGAGGATCAAGTCGGCGCCCATCAGAGCAAGGGCCTCGGCTGGCTCGGGATGCCAGGCGTCCTCGCATATCATTACGCCGAATTTCCAACCGGCGTACTGAAATACCTTCAGGTCCTTCAGAGGGTCAGCCCTCTGGAAATATCGTCTCTCCTCAAAGAGGCCATAGGTGGGAAGGTAGAATTTATAGACGTAGTCGATGTTTCCGTCTATAATTACAGCCGCCGCGTTCCTCAGGACGCCCCTCCTCACCTCTTTAATGGTTCCCACCACGAGACATCTCCCCGAGGAGTGATCGGCAAGCTTTTCGACGGCCCTCATGCTCGCTTGATATATCTCGTAGGTGAGATCCTTCAGGACATAGCCTGTGAGCGAGAGCTCCGGGAAGACTATACAGTCGCTGGCGCTGGTCTCCACCACCTCCCTATGTTTTGCCAGATTCCTCTCGACGTCCCCCAGATATGGCCTTATCTGGGCCAGCTCGACCTTCATGTCTCCTCCCCGCTCCACACTAAAATTTCGCGCTTCGAGGTGTACATGCCGTTCACCTTATGTTCCAATATCTCCTCGGATAGCGCCAGTCGGAGCCTATAGCTCTGCCGCTCAGCCTGAAGATCTCAGGTGGCAACCTCTTGTGTTGGCTCTTCCTCACCATGGCGTCGACTCTGTTTATTATCGATATATCCACGCCGAGCATCTCCGCTACCTCCTGCGGAGGCCTCATTTCCTCATATCTAAGGTAGAGCACGGAGTCTATCGTCTCGTAGTCTACGCCGAGCTCCCCCTCTGCGGTCTGGCCCTCCCACAGAGCTGGCGATGGGGGCTTTCTGATTATACTTTCGGGCAAACCTAGACATGCGCCGAGCTGTCTCACTTGCGTCTTGTAGAGATCGCCTATGGGCAATATGTCCACTCCGCCGTCTCCGTATTTGGTGAAATAGCCGAGCATGAGCTCGCTCTTGTCCCCCGTCCCGACCACCATATACCCGAGCTTCTGTGCAAATGCGTACAGCAACGTCATTCTCACGCGCGCCTTTATGTTGCCTATGATCTTTTTGTCGTTGGTCTCGACCGCCTTCGAGAGAGCATCGACGTAGCCGTCTATAGGGATCACTGCGTGTTTGGCCTCGCCCCCCACCATCTTCACTACAGCCATGGCGTCCTCCATGTCTCTCGCAGGCGTGCTAGAGGACGGCATCAAAAGGAGAAAGAAGTTAGGAGTAGCCTTGGCTAACAACACGGCCACGACGGAGGAGTCGATGCCGCCGCTGAGCCCCAACACGCCGCCGCTGAGCCCGCTCTCCTCCATGTATTCCCTCAGCCTCTCCACTATATACGCAGACACAGTCTCGCAGTCTATCTGCAACATCCTTCTGACGTATTCGTTCATATTATTAGCGTATCAGGATCTCGCTTTTAACTCCTTCTCTCGATATAGTGATAAGTGTGCCGTTTGCCAACGGAGCCCAACCTTCAGAGCTCAGAGGCTCTGACGCCACAACTATGGCGTCCCCCTTGTGGACAACTGGGATAAAGTGGGGATCTTCGACTAGGCGATATGTAAAAACGTGGGCCTCTACGCGCTTGAGATCCACTAAGGCTACGTTAAGTACGGGCTCCTCTGGGTCGAGGTACTTGATAGCGACTTCCGCGGTCTGCCTCAGAGCCCGGATGTCCGCCCCCAGCTCCACGAAGGCCTTGAGGAAGAGCTCGGTATCTGTTGAGCCGCCTGTGGAGGTATCGATTCCCATGGCCCTCAGCTCTCCCTCGAACTTTACTCTATCTATAGTGCCGTTATGAGCTATCGCGAAATCGCCGTATATTATAGGATGTGTGTTGGCGAGCGAGATGCTTCCAACCGATGCCAGACGCGAGTGGAAGAGGTAGACCGCGTACCCTCCTGGGGGCTCTCGGTACGACTCCCATATGGGCTTGACGGACTTGATAACGCCGAACTCTCCATCTCTGACGTACAAGACCCCCCAGCCCGATCCATGGCTCCAGCCCTTGGTCTTGTCTTGTCTAGAGATCTCTATGAAGGATCTACGAAAAATAAATGGGGGATCCCCAAATGAGAGAAAAAATCTACACATTAAGCGACCTCCAAATACTGGTCGTACTCCCAGCGGGTTATGACGTTCCAAGTCGCGTCCCAACTGCCGCCCGCGTTGGCAAGATAGTCGTTCCACTCCCTCTCCTTGAGGCTCAGATACGCCTTGACCAACTGTTGAGGCAACATCTTGGCTGTGATCCCCTCGGTGGCCAGCTTGGCGGCCTCGCCCAAGTGCTTGGGCGTCTCCCTCACTCCTTGTAGATCGTAGGCTATCTCCTCCACGGGTCTCGGAGCCTCCAACTTCCTCTCGAGACCGTCAACCGCCGATAGAAGGATTGCCGAGAACGCCAGATATGGGTTTGCCGATGGGTCAGGGTGTCTGTATTCGAACCTGTTTATCTTCTGGGCGTAGTACGGTATTCTGACCATAGCGGAGCGGTTGCCTAAGCCCCAGACGACGCGGGTCGGCGCCTCGTGGTGCGGCACAAGTCTCTTGTAGCTGTTGACCAACGGGGCCACAAAGACGCTGTTGGCTAAGGCGTTCTCCAACACGCCGGCCACCGCCGACTTAAGCTCCGGAGTCGGCTCCTTATATGACGCGAAGAGGTTGGCTCCGTCCCTCCAGAGACTCACGTGTATGTGCATCCCGGAGCCGTTGACGCCCCAGAACGGTTTAGGCATGAAGGTGGCAGTCAAGCCGTATTTTTGTGCCACCGATTTGGCGAGTATCTTGAACACAAGTATCTGGTCGGCCACTTGTACAGGGTCGGCGGCGGGTATATTCACCTCGAACTGGCTCGGTGCAACCTCGTGGTGCGTCTTTGTGAAGCCTATCCCAGAGAGATAGAACTGCTCTATTATCTCCTCGATAACTGGCATAGTTTCCTTCAACGGATATCCCTCGAAGTAGGCTCCGTTGTCAACTAACGATGGTGGGTTGCCTCTTACAATGAAGAACTCGACCTCGGCGCCGAATCTCGCCTCGTATCCCCTAGATTTGGCGTACTCAACCACTTGCTTGAGCGCGTTGCGCGGATCCATGGGATGCGGCTTGTTTCCGTCGAGCGTGCTAGTGAACGCGAGCGCAGTCTTGCCCCCGCTCCACGTCTCTATATAGATTGCGTTAGTGTCCACTTGGGCCACGAAGTCGCTCTTGTTCACAGTGGTGTAGGCAGGTATCGATGATCCGTCGTAGGCTATCCCATCAACAAACGCGTCGCGTGCTGCGTCGATTGGAAGTATCTCCAGCTTTGGTCTACCGAAGATGTCCACTATCACGAATTTGACGTATTTTACGCCGGCCCCCTTTAGTAGCCTCCACGCGTTTAATCCTTCCGGCATAACGCCCATGTTCGAAGGGCATAAAAACTTTTCTTGTAAAAACATCAAAAGTATCCCGAAATATATAGGCAATATATACCATGTGAGTTCCCTTTTTTTTGGAACAAATTACTATAAAATCGGCGAATATTAGTTTCCTGCTACTAGGACACCCAGCTTTTTGGCCACCTCGCCGTCCAAACTCCTTAACAAATCTCTATTTCCAACCATATGATAGTAGTCAGTTATACCGCCTGCACCCATAGCCAGCTTTAGTTCTTTAGTCAAACTATATATAGTATTTTCATACCATTTTCTTTTCACAGCGTAGCTACCTGCGGGCCTCTTGTGGATTTGGTCGAAGACTTCATAGGGCTCTACCAGATCAGCGCCTAGCGCGGCCATCTTATAGACGTCTGCGCCGTTGTTCAATTTGCCCACCGCTATTATCGTCATCCTCTCTCTAACGCCCGTCTCTCTAGCCCTTATGTCCAACATAGAGACAGCCTCCTCGAGCCAAACATCGCCTCCCAACCTCTCGTCGACCACTATGACTCCCTCCTCGGGCTCCAGCCTCTTCGTGGGCGGGACTCTCACGTGGTCGTAGTCGTTTAGACAGTATCCGCGCTCCGGGCATCCGTTGCCGTTCACCAGAGCGCCGGCGGCGTAGCCGGCCATCACAGCCGCCCTCTCATAGCCGGGCACCACTACGGGCGTGTCTAACTCAAACCCATTTATATATACCTTAGTTCTCACGTCCTCTCTGTACGGATCAACGGAGGGATGTGTCACTTGGGCCGCCTCAATCCTCAAGAGGTCCAGAGGTCTCCTCGCCGGATATGTGTAGCCGGGCACTATCCCGCCCATGCCTATTACCGGCGCTGCGCCCTCCTCGTAGACCTCTCTGGGCAGAACTGGGGCGTAGTCCTGATAGAAGGCCAATTGCCCCCTCTCCATTAGATCGACGCCCACAGTCTTGGCCACGTCTTCATCAACGTAGTAGATCCCCAATAAATCCCTTCTGGACACCAACTCTCTTACGCTGTTCATCCCTAGGGCATACAATATGGCCTTCAGGCCGTTCCTCAGCCCCCTCAGATAGTTGCGCAACGCCTCGGAGGCCCATGCAATGTCCAAGTCGGGCCTCATACCTATCATATTAGTGAGGGAGGTCGGGCACCCGCCCGTATGGCATGAGTGGCACATGATACAGCCCATCGCCAGAAGGGCAGCCGTGCCTATGTTGGCCATATCGGCGCCGAGCGCTATCAGCTTCGCTATGTCCGCTGCGCTGTATAACATTCCGCCGCCTATCACTAAGAAGTTCTGCCTCGCTCCGTTCTCCCTAAGCCACTTGTCCACTACAGGTATCGCGTAGTCGATTGGTATCCCCAAGTGGTTTCTGACTGCAAGCGGCGTGGCGCCAGTGCCGGCACCTGCGCCGTCGATAATGATGCCCTCGGCAGTGGACCTGGCGGTACCCACAGCGACGTACATTATCTTGTTCACCGCCGCGACCTTCACGAGGACCGGCTTGCCGGTGAGATCTCTCAAGGCCTTGACCCTCTGTGCTAGATCCTCTATGGAGTATATGTCGTGATGCGGCGCAGGCGATAGGGCCTCGCTGCCCTCCGGTATCTTCCTCAGCTCGGCGATTATCTTAGTGACTTTTCTGCCCGGCAGATGGCCGCCTATGCCTGGCTTTGCGCCTTGGCCTATCTTGATGTTGACGGCGAGCCCGGCCCTCAGCAAGTTCATGTCCATGCCGAAGCGGGCTGAGGCCCACTGAACCACTATGTTCCTATACTTGGCGACCTCGGGATGGAGACCTCCCTCGCCTATTCCAGCCACGACTCCCTCCTCTGTCGCCGCCTTGGCTATAGCTATGTTCGGATTGCCGCTTAAAGCGCCGAAGGACATATCGCCGAGATACACAGGGAGGGAGAGCTTTGTGCCGAAGAAATCTATGCCAACGTCGACATCGAGCCTATCGGCGACCTTCACGAGCTCGTTGACATCTCTAGGCCTCAGATCCTTGAACGCCATTCTGTCTAAAAGCCGACCGGTCTTGGAGGGTCCCTCCTCCAGCGCGTAGGGCACTAAACCTGTCTGAGCCGCATATCTTACGTATTCTATCTTCTCGTGAGACCAAAACTCAGCTATTCTATGTATCGCCGGGCGCAAATATATATTAACCTGGCGCACTATATATGTTATCGACGAAATATATAAGCTTAACATTAGGCAGATGCCTATATAGGATTCGTTTAAAGCAATATATCAATCAATTTGTTTTTGATGAGCTTATTAAGCTTCTTATTAAGAAATCCATTTAATTTTATAATCTAATATAAGGTAGACTTGCTCTATTAATTTAATGTCGCACCGATATCCTCTATCTTTTAGGTTTTATGATAGTAAATATATCATTTTCTATTTTTATATTTTCATTAAATATTTCATTGAATCTTTTTATATAATAATTAAGTTTATTTAGTTCATCTTCATTGAGCTCCCTTTGTTCAATCTCTATTTCGTCCTCGCGTCTGCGTTCCTCTTTCAGCCCATCTAGTTCAAGCGACCTAAGGTAGCGCTCCCACGCCCTTCTATCCATGTGGCTTACGGCATCTCTCGGCACCTCGCCTCTTATAAAGATCTCGCCGCCGACCATGCCTCTAGCTATCATGTCCCCTACAGGCTCGTCGTTCGTGGCCCTCAAGACGATTATAGTTCCTCTGCCCATGTACTCACCCAAGTATTTCCCGGCGGAGCCCCCTATAACGACCGTGGCTCCTCTCAACTGGATGCCCGCCCTGTTGCCCGCGTCCCCATAGACGTAGATCTCCCCGCCTCTAGCCGCTTGGCCTAATGTGTCTCCCGCGTTCCCATAGACGGCGGCCAGACCTCCGTTCATCGCGTCGCCGAAGTCGTCTTGTACGTCGCCGTAGACGTAGAAGAGGCCCCCCGACATTACGTTGGCTGAGGCGTTGCCCACAGTCCCCCACACCCTAAGAATCCCCGACTCCATGCCGTTGCCCAAATATCGATGTCCGTTGACGTTGACCACTGAGACTTCGCCCCTTTTGGCCAACTCGGCTCTAACGATAGATGCCAACGATATTGCGTCGTAGAGAGATGCGTCTATGGCGTCTTGAGGTGGCTGAGGCAAGTCTGGGTAGATATACCTTCGTCTGAAGTTTCCCTTCAGCTCGTCGCCCTCAGCGATAATGTATTCTCCCCCTCTCAGTGCCCAGACTGATGCGGAGGGCATGACGGCCCTAATGGCGCCAATCTCAGAGGCCACGGCGAGGACGCCGTCGGCTACGCCGACATACAGCGGTCTGAAGTGGTTCGGGTCCACGAACGCGCCAAATATGGGCTTAGATCCGCCTACGATGAAGGCCACGGCGTAGGGGCCGTCGAGCCGCGCCCATCGGTACCTCCTTCCGTACATTAGCTCTTGGACTGCCTCCTCGATGCCCACCTCGTTGGCCAAATAGGCCAACAGATACGCTATGGCCTCGCTATCGTTGCCAGTGAACTTGGCGTGCATTCTGTATTTAATGAAGTTGACGTTTGCGCCGTAGCTGCTTAGATCTCCGTTGTGAACTATCGCCACGTCACCTGCGGCAAACGGGTGGGAGTAGTATGGCATTCTGCCGGGACTGTTGGTTGGATAGCGCGTATGACCTATCCAGATCTTGCTTTTGAGCCCGTCCACTCCGTAGATTCTCGGGATGTCCTCCGGCCACCCTACTACTTTATATATGTCTATCCATTTACTATTTAGATAAATATATCCCTCTATATCCTTATATTCGTTGAGCTCTACATCAAAAATATTGCCTGGAAGTTGTATAAATTTCTCGCCTATAGGTTTATAGGAAAAAGCCTTGATGCGGGGTCTATCGGAGGGTCTATAGAGGGCAACGCCGGCGCCATGCGGCGTACCCCTCTCCCTCATTGTGGCGAGGGCCCTCACCACGAGCTCTATCGGCACCTCAGATGAAGTCGAATAGATTCCAAATATGCCGCACATGAGCGCTCCATATAGCCTATATAAAAGCATTTCATCATATATATTTCATAAAACTGGCGTGCGAGACAACACATTTATACAAATAAGACTTTTGTAAAAGTGTTTGGAGGCCGAGGAAGGGGATATTATAAGGCCATTGTATTATATCTACTCTCGTCGGGGCCCTTAAGCGGCTACGAGATAATTAAGGCGATAGAGAACGCGTTCAAGGGCAAGGTAAAGCCTTCGCCGGGCACAATTTACCCCCTTCTAAAATATCTGGAGGAGGAGGGCTACATAACCTCGGAGGAACAGCCCGTGGGAAGGAAAAGGAAGAAGATCTATAGGTTGAACGAGAAGGGGAAGGAGCTATTAGCTCAATACTCCAACGACCCAGATTTTGTCCAACTCATGGCCTATTTTAAGGAGGGGGGCACAGCCCAGTTGGACATTATATCTTCTATAATCGAGGAAGTGAGGTTCCTCTCCGAGATCTTCGACGAGCTGGAGACGCACGATAGGGCGAGACTTCAGGAGCTCCACGCGACAGTGGCCGAGTTCTTAGAAAAAATAGCGAGACGCCTTGCGTCATAAAACTTAAATATATCGATATATCTATTCGCTCTATGAATAAAGCGTGGTCGTTCGCGATAGTAGCGCTCCTCCTTCTCTTGGCACAGACCGAGGCCGCGGGCGTTATCCCGGTCTATATAGGCATCAGCGTACTCCAGGCTCCGCCTATAGCGCGCCCGGGCTCTCTAGTCCAACTTACCATCCTTATAACTACCACATCGCCTATGGGGCCTGTAGAGGTGATCGTGAACTCGACTAAGCTCCTCGTCTTGACCGGAGGTCGATACGAGCTGGCCGGCTTAGCTCCAGGTCAGCCCATCCGACTGACCTCTGTAGTAGAAGTCCCCATAGGCGTGGGCCCCGGCTCCTATAATGTGACAGTCTCCTTAGTGAGCCCGGCCGGCGGCCGGACGATCCGGAGCTTCAACTACACTGTAACGGTGGAGCCGCTCGACTTCGGCGCGCTGGTCGTCCCCGTCGTTAGACAGCCTCTTGTCCCAGGACAGCCCGTAGAGCTCCCAGTGTTGCTGTTCAACCCCACGCCTGACGCCATGAAGGCATATGTGGACGTCGTAGGGGGCCCCTTCGCGCAATACCTCAACGCTTCTGCGTCTTGCTCCTCCTACGTCCCCCCATTCTCCAACTCCACTTGTGTTATTCCCCTAGTGGTTAAGCCCAACGCTTCCTCAGGCGTCTACGTGGCTCAAGCGAATGTAACTTACGTTGATCAAAATGACGGGTCGGCGGTCGCATTCGCTAAGAAGTTCAACGTGACAGTGCTTCCGCCCCCAGACTTCAACCTGGCGCTTCTGCCGAACGGCGCCGTGATCGTAGGCCAGCCCACTATCTTGACTCTGGCCGTTTCAGCGTCGGGCGCCGTACCTCCTACAAACGTCACCATTATACCGCTCAATACGACCGACATCCATTTCGTCTTCAACGAGGTTAAAATGCCCATTTTGACCACGGCACAGATACCGTTGGAGGCCTTCGTGGAGCACTACGGCACAGTAAAAGCCGACTTTGAGATCTGTTATTTTGTAGGCTCCTGCACAACGAGGGAGGTCACCTTGTTTGTACCGCAGCCAGACGTTGCTGTCGACGTCTTCGCCAACCCGCCTCTCTCATACCCAGGCTCGATAGTCCAGTTGAACATCGTCGTCTCGGCGAATAGGCCAACGGGGCCTATCACGATCAGTGTGAACTCCTCATATCTCAAGATACTTGAGGGAGCGATGGCCGAGCTACCTGGGTTAGCCCCCGGCGCGCCAGCGACGATAACCGCCGTTGTAAAGGTGCCCGACCAAACAACTCCGGGGGACTATCCAATTACCATGCAAGTTGGGGACGAAGAGTACACCTATCTGGTCCACGTAGAATCTCCGAGCGTCTTGATACAGAGCGTCCTCATAGAGCCTCCGGTAGTAGTGTCGGAGAGTCTGTTGCCCTATGTAAAGGCCATTGTCTCCTTAGTCAACACCGGCGTTGTACCCGCGCGCGATGTAGTGGTGCAGCTGAGCGGGGTCCCGGTCGTCGGGAACTCCACTGTGCCTCTCGGCGTGTTGCCGCCCGGCCAGCCTGTCCAGATACCGTTCCTCCTTAACGTCACTGGCTTAAGCCCCGGCGAGGTCGAGCTGAGGGCCGACGTCAGATGGCTCGGCGGCGCGGCAACGGCCAGCGCGCCGCTCACTGTGTTGCCCAAGGCCGATTTAGAGGTCAATTACACTGCTGCGAACGCACAGCCGGGTTCAACGGCTATAGTGACTATCACTCTGACCAACAGAGGGCCGGTGGCTGCCAAAATGGTCTCACTCCAGTGGACGCCCAACCAGATCTTCCAGCTCCACACGCCCAGTTCTGCTACGCCTACTGCCAACCTGTTGGAGTCAAACGTCAGATTCTTGGGCGACATAGCGCCTGGGCAGAGCGTCTCTACTACATATCTCGTTGACGTCTCTAGCGATGTGCCCGCCGGAGTCTACTACGCGACTATAGTAATAGAGTGGAACGAGACGGGGGCTCTATATCCGGTTGTAGAGACTGTGACAATACCTATACGAGTGAGCCAGACCGTCAACTGGCTAGAGGTGGGACCTCTGGCGCTTGCCTTGCTCATAGCAATAGTCGGCGTCGCTCTGATCATCAGAAGGAGATCGGGGCATAGCAATAAGTCCCAGCCTTAATAGATCTCATAAATCTAGATAGATTCTCCTGCGTGTTCGTATCTCTTGAAGATATCCTAGAGAGAGTTAAGGCAAAAACATTAAAAGAGGGGGCTCCATGCGCGCCCGGTAATATAGACATTGTGTTGTCCGACGATCTCTATCTTTCGGGCAACACAGCGGTTCTCAAAACGCCGGAGGGGCACAGATGTTTAGATATCGGCATTCTCTCGGAGGGTATACAGTCCGTTGCGTATCTCAGAATAGTTAAACAAGCACAGTTCAAGACTCTGGAGCCGCCCTACGTCGAGATATCTGGCGATGAGGACAGATATCTGGTCCTGGGGGTCTACAATAACAAGGTCTATATGGCTGAGTGGTCGGGGATCAGGTTGTGTTGCTCATGGATTGTCGATATAAGTTTAGATGAATATAAAAAATCATATGAAATATTAAAAACATATATATGATATTTCAATCAATATTTGAAAAATTTAATCTCAATATCAATGATAAGGAGATGGCCATATTGGCGTCCATTTTGGCCAACGAGCCCGTGACGGCGTACAAAATAGCCGTAGAGAATAGGATGCATTTCTCCTACGTCTACAAGAAGGTTGAAAGTTTCGAGAAAGCAGAGCTCGTGGGCTATTACTGTGAGCCCTACGATGGAAGAAAACTGTACTACTTACTCCCCAAGGGCGTAATACTATTGTTGGGACACGAAAGGCCGGAGAGGCTCTATATTGATAAGCTGAGGGATAAGTGGCACTTGAAAGATTGGGGAGATCAGGAGATAATCGACTTAGTCAATATAATTATTAGACACTATAGGCCGGGCATGCCCATAAACGACATTGTCATGGTCGCCTACGCGTTGTATACCAGATATCTAGCGGGTGATATAGCCGTCGGAGATCGCGAAAGGGGCGTGCTCAACAAGCTGTTCAGAAGATCGTTCGAGGCTCTCGTAAGCCTCATAAGCTATGATTGTCTGGAAAAGTGTAAAGGGAGGCTGGCGAGTAGAGAGTATATATGACCTCGATTAAGTGCCCGGGCGAATACCGCGTAGGCAACGCAACCGTATCTCTGGACGAGTGGTGTTTTCTGAGAGATCCTCTCTCATGGAACGAGGAGGTAGCCGAGTGGCTTGCCGAAAACCTAGAGGGAATTCGCCTCACTGAGGCGCACTGGCGCGTCTTGAGATACCTCAGGTCCTACTGGGAGAAGTATGGCTTCTGCCCTCCGGTGAAGAGGCTCTTGATGGATTTGGGGGTGACCTTCAAGGATTTATACGACCTCTTTCCGTCGGGCCCAGCCGATGGCGCCTGCAAAATAGCAGGCTTGCCCCGGCCGGGAGGTTGCGTATAGTATCGGATCGCCGCAAGGCGGGGCTATAGCCAAATCGGCGTTCCCTCTTAGTTTCAACGTCAAACTGCAATTTAAATACACGGTACTATCTACCCCCATGAGCGCTGAGGAGAGAATCTTCAGAGCTTTGTCAGATCCACAGAAACAGGAGGCTTTGGCCGCTTTGTTGGAGAATATCGATGTAATAAAGGACCTCGTCGCTCTTCTGGCCGAACTTAAGAACGCCGGCGTACTTGAGGGCTTGGCCGGCCTCCTGGCCCTCATGAGGGCCTTTTCCGGAGATCTATTGGGCAGAGATGTGGCAGAGAAGGCCGCCAAGATGTTAGACCTTGCCTCAGCTTTCTCCCTCCTTGGCGCAAACGTGAACAATGTGGCGTGTCTCTCGAGGGCTGTGGCCGAGGCTGACGCCTCAAATCCAGCGGGGATATACAGCCTTGTCAACTCTCTACAAGACCCAGACGTGCAGAGAGGGCTAGGCTACTTCCTCTCATTTATGAAGGCCTTGGGCAAGTGTATCAGGGGCTAACACTATTAAACTCGTAGTTTGAGTAGGCCGTGTCAGAGTTTCGAACTCCCGGCGAGGGCGAGATGTTGGGGAAAGTTTTGGAGATGTTGGGAGATAACAGAGTTAAGGTAATATGCCAGGATGGAAACGTGAGAGTGGCGAGGATACCGGGCCGTTATAGAAAGAGGCTGTGGCTTAAGCCCGGCGACTACGTGATAGTCGCCGTCTGGGACTTCGACCCGAACAAGGGGGATGTGGTACACAAATATGAGAAGAGGGATATCGATGAATTGAGGAGGAGGGGCTACGGAGAGGTCATCGATAATTTGGATAAGCTCGCCTAGGGGGCATAGACGTACGGTATCTGGAGCATCTCGGCCACATCTCTATCTAGTGAGGCCACGTCCTCGGGGCCTACGTCGGCCACGTCGTATTTGCCCAATGCAGATGTCAACATTTGTATCTCCACCCTGAGAGACTCTATGTAGTTCTCAACTCCCTTCGAGCCGCGCGCCAGCGCGGCTATCAAGAAGGGGCGCGCCATATAGACTGCCGAGGCGCCGAGGGCCAAGCTCTTGACGACGTGGCCTCCGTCGTAGAGCCTCCCCGCTATCAAAAGCGATATCTTTCTGCCCTCGGCCCTCGCTTTTCTTATTATCTTGAGGCCGACCAAAGTGGGGTACCCCAGATCTTTCATAGCCGCGGTGGGGGCCATACCTGTGCCCCCCTCCTTTCCATCGATTACGACGGCCGAGGCGCCTTCCTCGTCGGCGATCCTTATTACGTCCAAGGCGTCGCGGAACGGCCCCAGCTTTATCCATATCCTCGCCCTTGGATAGGCCGTCTTCATGAATCTGATAGTCCCAGCCAGGATCTCGGCGGTGAATGTGCCAGGTACAGAGTATCTTGTTATGAACTTTTTGCCAAGCTCAGACTCGTCGAATTTGTACTTGGCCCTAAGCTTCTCCACTTGCTCCCTCGGTATCTTTATAACGCCGCCGAGTCCCGGCTTCGCCCCCTGCCCTATCTTTATCTCGAAGCCTATCCTGCCCTCCTCAATGTAGGGCTCCACGTCCTTGTCGCTGTACACCCTGTTCCACAGTTCATCGTAGGCGTCCTCCACGCTCTGCTGTATTATTATGCCGCCTCTCTTGTCGATATTCG includes:
- a CDS encoding glutamate synthase, whose protein sequence is MCGIFGIYSTSSEVPIELVVRALATMRERGTPHGAGVALYRPSDRPRIKAFSYKPIGEKFIQLPGNIFDVELNEYKDIEGYIYLNSKWIDIYKVVGWPEDIPRIYGVDGLKSKIWIGHTRYPTNSPGRMPYYSHPFAAGDVAIVHNGDLSSYGANVNFIKYRMHAKFTGNDSEAIAYLLAYLANEVGIEEAVQELMYGRRYRWARLDGPYAVAFIVGGSKPIFGAFVDPNHFRPLYVGVADGVLAVASEIGAIRAVMPSASVWALRGGEYIIAEGDELKGNFRRRYIYPDLPQPPQDAIDASLYDAISLASIVRAELAKRGEVSVVNVNGHRYLGNGMESGILRVWGTVGNASANVMSGGLFYVYGDVQDDFGDAMNGGLAAVYGNAGDTLGQAARGGEIYVYGDAGNRAGIQLRGATVVIGGSAGKYLGEYMGRGTIIVLRATNDEPVGDMIARGMVGGEIFIRGEVPRDAVSHMDRRAWERYLRSLELDGLKEERRREDEIEIEQRELNEDELNKLNYYIKRFNEIFNENIKIENDIFTIIKPKR
- a CDS encoding PadR family transcriptional regulator yields the protein MFGGRGRGYYKAIVLYLLSSGPLSGYEIIKAIENAFKGKVKPSPGTIYPLLKYLEEEGYITSEEQPVGRKRKKIYRLNEKGKELLAQYSNDPDFVQLMAYFKEGGTAQLDIISSIIEEVRFLSEIFDELETHDRARLQELHATVAEFLEKIARRLAS
- a CDS encoding NEW3 domain-containing protein; this encodes MNKAWSFAIVALLLLLAQTEAAGVIPVYIGISVLQAPPIARPGSLVQLTILITTTSPMGPVEVIVNSTKLLVLTGGRYELAGLAPGQPIRLTSVVEVPIGVGPGSYNVTVSLVSPAGGRTIRSFNYTVTVEPLDFGALVVPVVRQPLVPGQPVELPVLLFNPTPDAMKAYVDVVGGPFAQYLNASASCSSYVPPFSNSTCVIPLVVKPNASSGVYVAQANVTYVDQNDGSAVAFAKKFNVTVLPPPDFNLALLPNGAVIVGQPTILTLAVSASGAVPPTNVTIIPLNTTDIHFVFNEVKMPILTTAQIPLEAFVEHYGTVKADFEICYFVGSCTTREVTLFVPQPDVAVDVFANPPLSYPGSIVQLNIVVSANRPTGPITISVNSSYLKILEGAMAELPGLAPGAPATITAVVKVPDQTTPGDYPITMQVGDEEYTYLVHVESPSVLIQSVLIEPPVVVSESLLPYVKAIVSLVNTGVVPARDVVVQLSGVPVVGNSTVPLGVLPPGQPVQIPFLLNVTGLSPGEVELRADVRWLGGAATASAPLTVLPKADLEVNYTAANAQPGSTAIVTITLTNRGPVAAKMVSLQWTPNQIFQLHTPSSATPTANLLESNVRFLGDIAPGQSVSTTYLVDVSSDVPAGVYYATIVIEWNETGALYPVVETVTIPIRVSQTVNWLEVGPLALALLIAIVGVALIIRRRSGHSNKSQP
- a CDS encoding MarR family transcriptional regulator; translation: MAILASILANEPVTAYKIAVENRMHFSYVYKKVESFEKAELVGYYCEPYDGRKLYYLLPKGVILLLGHERPERLYIDKLRDKWHLKDWGDQEIIDLVNIIIRHYRPGMPINDIVMVAYALYTRYLAGDIAVGDRERGVLNKLFRRSFEALVSLISYDCLEKCKGRLASREYI
- a CDS encoding TusE/DsrC/DsvC family sulfur relay protein, producing MTSIKCPGEYRVGNATVSLDEWCFLRDPLSWNEEVAEWLAENLEGIRLTEAHWRVLRYLRSYWEKYGFCPPVKRLLMDLGVTFKDLYDLFPSGPADGACKIAGLPRPGGCV
- a CDS encoding DUF1641 domain-containing protein, with the protein product MSAEERIFRALSDPQKQEALAALLENIDVIKDLVALLAELKNAGVLEGLAGLLALMRAFSGDLLGRDVAEKAAKMLDLASAFSLLGANVNNVACLSRAVAEADASNPAGIYSLVNSLQDPDVQRGLGYFLSFMKALGKCIRG
- a CDS encoding translation initiation factor aIF-1A — translated: MSEFRTPGEGEMLGKVLEMLGDNRVKVICQDGNVRVARIPGRYRKRLWLKPGDYVIVAVWDFDPNKGDVVHKYEKRDIDELRRRGYGEVIDNLDKLA